A single genomic interval of Pyrobaculum arsenaticum DSM 13514 harbors:
- a CDS encoding Rieske (2Fe-2S) protein — protein MSQIPREKIDEFEFALYESWVEWFRREPGINGYRRFINQKLVEEMTVIQLVRAAIGRPELMGDPDIYHKMGWIVDWHESSLYRRWFVASRSLGLNGYKLDKKRAELLDSVVGTAKGDIKRGLLLLRTALKYVHTGYRAAAYWANNRHIAQLAYMAYMREEDEIKVVDDALQFMGVARPDRAGMDMLDFNTLVPIFFDFFQPPEAADDGGPKLEAPEWERVATVDELRQLGKKMAVVGLWREVLLVPVDGGVAAYENWCTHERDPLHYGYIQGKQLICLGHHATFDVRTGRVILHPNHGEARVLPKYQVKVEGGVVYVRVPW, from the coding sequence ATGTCCCAGATCCCGAGGGAAAAGATAGACGAGTTTGAGTTCGCGCTGTATGAAAGCTGGGTGGAGTGGTTCAGGCGGGAACCTGGCATAAACGGCTATAGGCGGTTCATAAACCAGAAGCTTGTCGAGGAGATGACGGTGATACAGCTGGTGCGGGCCGCCATAGGCAGGCCGGAGCTCATGGGGGACCCCGACATATACCACAAGATGGGGTGGATTGTGGATTGGCACGAGAGCTCGCTGTATCGCCGCTGGTTCGTGGCCTCCAGGTCGCTGGGGCTCAACGGGTATAAGCTGGACAAGAAGAGGGCGGAGCTTCTGGACTCCGTGGTGGGGACCGCCAAGGGGGATATAAAGAGGGGGCTCCTCCTCCTGCGGACTGCCCTTAAATACGTCCACACTGGCTACCGAGCGGCGGCGTATTGGGCCAACAACCGGCACATAGCCCAGCTGGCATACATGGCGTACATGAGGGAGGAGGACGAGATAAAGGTGGTGGACGACGCCCTGCAGTTCATGGGAGTGGCCAGACCCGACAGAGCGGGTATGGACATGCTGGACTTCAACACCCTAGTGCCCATCTTCTTCGACTTCTTCCAGCCGCCTGAGGCCGCCGACGACGGGGGCCCCAAGCTGGAGGCCCCGGAGTGGGAGAGGGTCGCCACGGTGGATGAGCTCAGGCAACTGGGTAAGAAGATGGCCGTGGTGGGGCTGTGGCGGGAGGTCCTGCTGGTGCCCGTCGACGGCGGAGTCGCGGCCTACGAGAACTGGTGCACCCACGAGAGGGACCCCCTGCACTACGGCTACATCCAGGGGAAGCAACTCATCTGCCTCGGCCACCACGCCACCTTCGACGTCAGAACGGGTAGGGTGATTCTGCATCCCAACCACGGCGAAGCCAGGGTGTTGCCCAAGTACCAGGTTAAGGTGGAGGGAGGCGTGGTGTACGTCAGGGTGCCATGGTGA